Genomic window (Polaromonas sp. JS666):
TCTACCAGGCCAACGGCGAACCGCTGGATGCGGGGTTCACGCTGCGCAACCAGCCGCTGGCCAATGTGCTGAAAAAAATCGCCGCCAGCGGCTCCAAAGGCCTGCTCGAAGGCGACGTTGCCCAGGCCATCGTCAGCAAGGTGCAAAACCACCCGACCAACCCCGGCAAACTCAGCCTGGCCGATCTGGCGGGCTACCAGGCCAAAAAACGCGATCCGATCTGCCACGACTACCAGGCCCAAGCCAGGGACTACCGCATCTGCGGCATGCCGCCGCCCAGTTCGGGGGCGATTGCCGTCGGGCAGATTCTCGGCATCCTGAACAACACCAACGCGGCGACCCTGGCGCTGGACACCGGCATGGGCGGCATACCCGGCAGCACAGGCGCCGCGCCCTCGGCCGACTGGCTGCATCTGTACACCGAGGCGTCGCGCCTGGCCTTTGCCGACCGCGCGCAGTATCTGGGCGACCCCGACTTTGTGCAGCCGCCGGCCGGCAGCTGGACGAGCCTGCTGGCACCAGCCTACCTGGCCGACCGCGCAAAACTGATTGCCGCACAGCCCGGCGGGCAAAGCATGAAAGTCGCCAAGCCGGGTTCCCCCGGCGGCATGAGGGCCGCGTATGCACCGATGCCCGAGCAGCCCGAGTACGGCACCTCGCACATCAGCATCGTCGATGCTTATGGCAACGCCATTGCGATGACCACGACGATTGAAGACCAGTTCGGCGCGCGCCAGATGGTCAATGGTTTTCTTTTGAACAATGAGCTGACCGACTTTAGCTATGCCCCCACCGACGCCGCTGGCAAGCCGGTGGCGAACCGCGTGCAGCCCGGCAAACGCCCGCGCTCATCAATGGCACCCACCCTGGTGTTTGAAAAAATCACCGGTCAGCTGGTGATGAGCGGCGGCAGTTCGGGCGGTGCGCTGATCATTCACGACATCGTCAAAACGCTGTACGGCGTACTGCACTGGGGCCTGCTGCCGCAGCAGGCGATTGACCTGCCCAACTTTGGCTCGCTCAATGGACCCAGCCTGCTGGAAGAAAAGCGTTTCGCACCCGCCACCGTTGAGGCCTTGAGGGCACGCGGCGCCGAGGTGCGCGAAATGAACATGACCAGCGGCTTGCAGGCCATCGCGCGCGGCCAGGCCCATGGCACGCCGGTGTGGCTGGGCGGCGCCGATCCGCGCCGAGAAGGCGTGGTGATGGGGGATTAGCCCCCACGCTTGCCACTGCGTGTGCCTGCGGCGTTGCGCTGCCCCTTGCACGAGAAAAAGGGGCTGTGCTTGCTCGGGGCGGCCTTCGCAGCGCACCAGTCGTCAAAAGTAGCTTGCGCCCTTACCGCGCGGGCGCAAGCAGCTATTGTTTTGGCAGCGACCGATGCCACCTCAAAGGCAAGGGTGCGGGCTAGTCCATCCGCATGGGCTGGGCCGGGGCGTTTTCCAAGACTGTGCCGATGCGTTCGTACTCGGAAATGACCTGCGCGCCCAGCAACAGCAGCGTGGCGGCGATTTCCAGGCTCAGCAAAACCACGATGGCGGTGGTCAGTGAGCCATACACCAGGCCCACCTGCGACAGCGTGCCAAAGTACCAGACCAAGGCATGGCGCGTCACCTCCCAAAGCAGCGCAGCCGTGACCCCGCCAATCAACGCGTGGCGCAGCGACAGCCTGCCCACCGGCATCACCATGTACACCGATGTCAGCAGAAAAATCTCGCCGGCCAGCCCGAGCAGGTATAGCAACACACCCGAGAATCCGCTGAGCGACCAGCTGTAGCCCAGAAACTCCACGCTTTTTTCGCCCAGCGCCTGCATGCTGCCCGAGACCAGCGTCACCAGTAGCAGGCCTAGCCCCAGGCACAGGATGTAGCAGTAGGGCAGCACGGCAGACACCAGAAAATGGCGCCGCCGAATGACCACGCGGTGCAAAAACACCACCGACATCGCATTTTCAAGCACGGTAAAAGCCAGTGAACTGAAAAACAGCATGGTGGCCAGCAACAGCCAGCCCATGACTTCACGATGCGCCAGGAAATTGGCGAGCTCTCCGACAATGAATTCGGACTGTCCCGGCGCCAGCCAGCCGATGTAGCGGCCCAGCGCTTCCAGCAGTGCCGATTGGTCAATCACATGCGACAGTGCAATCGCCATCAAGATCAGCAACGGAACAATCGACAGCAAGGCGTAGTAAGCCACGGCCCCGGCCAGCAGCAGGCCCTGGTTGGCGCGAAAGCCCTTGAGTACCCGCAACGCAAAGGCGCCGGGATGGCTGAGTACGTAAGTGGCCTGCGGTCCGATCATCATGGTGGTGGGCATGGGGTCTCCTGCCGTTTTCGGCTGCCATGCGGGCATGGTAGCTGCACAATATTTTTTCCGACCGGCCGCCCCTGGGGAAAAACGCCCCTCTCGGGGGCAGCGCAGTACGCGAAGCGACAAGCGTGGGGGTAATCCTGTCGGGGCACAATACCGCTGTGGCCATTCCCCAATCATTTATCCAGGAGCTGCTCGCGCGGGCTGACGTGGTGGACATTGTGGGTCGCCACGTCCAGCTGAAAAAGGGCGGCGCCAACTTCATGGGCCTGTGCCCGTTTCACGGCGAAAAGTCGCCCTCCTTCAGCGTCAGCCCGTCCAAGCAGTTCTACCACTGCTTCGGCTGCGGCAAAAACGGCAATGTCATCAGCTTCCTGATGGAGCATGCCGGCATGAGCTTCATCGAAGCCGTGAAGGACCTGGCCCAGCAATACGGCCTGCAGGTGCCCGAAGACGACGTGTCGCCCCAGGACAGGGCCAAGGCGGCACAGATGCGCGAACAGCAGGCCACCCTGACCAGTGTGCTGGAAAAAGCCGCCATGGCCTACATCAAGCACCTGCGCGGCTCCGAGCGGGCCATCGAGTACTTCAAGGGCCGCGGCCTGTCGGGCGAGATCGCCAGGACTTTTGGGCTTGGTTACGCACCCGAGGGCTGGCGCAGCCTGGCCAGCGTATTTCCCGACTACAACGACCCGCTGCTGGTGGAAAGCGGCCTGGTGATCACCGGCGAGGCGGGCGAGGAAAACGCGGGCGGTGAAGCCAAGCGCTACGACCGCTTCCGCGACCGGGTCATGTTTCCCATCCGCAACGTCAAGGGCGAATGCATTGGCTTTGGCGGCCGCGTGCTGGGTGACGAAAAGCCCAAGTACCTGAACTCACCCGAAACCCCGGTGTTCAGCAAGGGGCGCGAGCTCTACGGCCTGTTTGAAGCCCGCACGGCCTTGCGCGAGCACGGCTACGCACTGGTCACCGAAGGCTACATGGACGTGGTCGCGCTGGCCCAGCTGGGTTTTGCCAATGCCGTGGCCACCCTGGGCACGGCCTGTACCGCCGACCATGTGCAAAAGCTGTTTCGCTTCACCGACTCGGTCGTCTTCAGCTTCGATGGTGACGGCGCCGGTCGCCGCGCCGCGCGCAAGGCACTGGATGCCGCCCTGCCCTTTGCCACCGACGTGCGTACCGTCAAGTTTTTGTTTTTACCGTCCGAGCACGACCCCGACAGTTACATCCGCGAACACGGCAAGGAAGGTTTTGCGGCTTACGTCAGCAAGGCTGTGCCGCTGAGCCGCTTCCTGCTCGAAGCCGCTGCCGAGGGCTGCGACCTGGACACGGCGGAAGGCCGCGCCCACATGGCCAGCAACGCCCGCCCGCTGTGGAGCCTGTTGCCCGACGGTGCCCTGAAGCGCCAGCTGCTGGCCGAAATCGCCGACCAGGTGATGATTGACAGCCGCGAGTTGCTGCAGCTTTGGCAGCCCGCCTCCGCAGGTTACAAAAACAGCTATAAAAACAATAGCAGCAAGCGCCTGCCCAATAAAGACCACAGGCCGGATTTACCCTCGGATTTCGGCAAAAACCACGACGTCCCCGACTATGCAGGCTACGTACCGGACCTACGCGAGGAGGCCGACTATGCCTCTTCCGAGCCGTATTTCCCGCCGCCCGCCATGTCAGCGCAGCGCCCCGGGCGGTCGTCGGGTGGCGCCAGCCGGGCTCCGCGCCGCATCGCGGGCCGCATCCTGCCGGCCAGCCGTGAAGACCGCGTCCTGCGGCTGCTGCTGACCGAGCCGCAGAGCTGGGACCAGCTCAGCACCGAAGAGCATCACCTGCTGCTGGCGTTGCCGGCGCCGCACGGACCGCTGTTTGTCTGGCTGGAAAGCCAGCTGCATGAGCACGGCCCGCAACCCTGGGCCGCCCTGCGCGAGGGCCTGCGCGAGCACCCCCACGAAAAGCACGCCATCGCGCAAATCGCGCAAATACCGGAAGGTATCGAGTGCGACTGGGATGAGGTCAGGAGCATCCTGGACCAGCTTGTCAGGCTCGAACGCCAGCGCGAAATGGACGAATTGGTGCCGCTGGTCACAAAAGATCCCGCAGCCCGTCAGCGCTACCAGGAACTGCTGGAAGCCAACCTCAAAAAAAGCTGAAAAAACAGCTTTTTTATTGCCCAAAAAACAGGCATCAGGGTATAATCCGACTTTCGACGGCAAGCGCGACAGCAACACCTCCGGCACCGGCCCCCTTCAACCAAGGGAACTCAGACACGAGACGGCCACCTTCCCGCAAGGACTGCACACCAAATGTTCGCCCAAACAACTTGCCTGAAAAAGCAACCAGCCGCGTGCTCTGGTCCCCGGCTGCCCTGTTTTTCAATCTTCTTTTTTTGACTCTGAATTTTTGCCACCTGTGCTTGACTGCTGTCAGGCGCGCGGCGCATTTTGTTGACTGGTAGCTGATAGATATTCATAACAATTCCCGACATCTGGAGGTCTCATGCCTAGTGCCACGCCCGGCAAGTCCAAGAAGCCAAAAAAGCCGCAAACCACGCAGTCCAAAGCTGCCGTGATGCCGACAGCCAAAACGGCAGCGAAACCCGCTGCCAAACCGGCCGCAAGGCATGGCCCCCAGAACGTCAAGGTTGAAAAACCCGGAAAACCCGCCATATCCGTTAAAGCCAGTAGCCCGAATGCCCCGGTGAGCAAAAAGCCCCTGAAATCCGCGAAACCTGATACGTCCCTGAAGAAAGTCCCTGCCGTGCCGACAAAGTCCAGCCCCGAATCCAAGCCTGTTGCAGCCGTTGCCGACGTGCCCGTGAAGAAAAAACCGGGTCGCCCGCCGAAAAACCCTGCAGCAGCCGATAGCGCACCTGCAAGCACCGGCGCCAAGCGCGGCCGCAAGCCCAAGAACGCGGGCGCAGCCAAGGTCGGGGAAGACCTCGACCTGTCCGACATTGAAGAGGATCTGGTCGGCGAACCCGTTGCGGAGACCACCGAAAAGGTCAAACCGCTGCGCATGAAGATCAGCAAGGCCAAAGAACGTGCCTTGATGAAGGAATTTGGCCTGGACGAGACGGTGTTGTCGGAAGAGGACATGCTCAAGCGCCGCATGCGCCTGAAAACCCTGATCAAGCTCGGCAAAACCCGCGGCTACCTCACGCACGGCGAAATTTCCGATCACCTGCCCGACAAGCTGGTCGACGCGGAAACGCTGGAAGTCGTCGTCAACATGCTCAACGACATGGGCGTGGCCGTGTACGAGCAGGCGCCGGACGCCGAAACCCTGCTGCTGAACAACACCGGGCCGACCGTGGCCACGGAAGAAGAAGCCGAAGAAGAAGCCGAAGCCGCCCTGTCCACCGTGGACAGCGAATTCGGCCGCACGACCGACCCTGTGCGCATGTACATGCGTGAAATGGGCACGGTCGAGCTGCTGACCCGCGAAGGCGAAATCGAGATTGCCAAGCGCATCGAGGGCGGCCTCATGAAAATGATGGAAGCCATCTCGGAGAGCCCCGCCACCATCGCAGAAATCATGCGGCTGGGCGAGGAAATCCGCGAAGGCAAGATCGTGATCTCGACCGTGGTGGACGGTTTCTCCAACCCCAACGAAGCCGATGACTATGTGGCCGAAGAGGACTTTGACGAGTTCGACGAGGAAGACGACGACGATGGCAAGGGCGGCTCCAAGGCCCTGACCAAGAAACTCGAAGAGCTCAAAAAAGAAGCCCTCAGCCGCTTTGACAAAATTGCCAGCCTGTTCGAGAAGGTGCACAAGACCTACGACAAGGAAGGCTATGGCACCCCGACTTATGTGAAGGCGCAAAAGGCCTTGAGCGACGAGCTCATGACCGTGCGCTTTACCGCCAAGACCATTGAAAAGCTCTGCGACATGCTGCGCGGCCAGGTGCTGGACGTGCGCAAGAAAGAGCGCGAGCTGCGCCGCATCATCGTCGAGAAGTGCGGTATGCCCCAGGAAACCTTCATCAAGGATTTCCCGCCCAATCTGCTCAACCTCAAGTGGGTTGAAAAACAGGTCGCGTCGGGCAAGCCCTGGTCCACCGTGATGGCGCGAAATATTCCGCCGATTCAGGAACTGCAGACCAAGCTGGCCGAATTGCAGGCCCGCGTGGTGGTGCCGCTGGGTCAGCTCAAGGACATCAACAAGCGCATGAACGAAGGCGAGTCCAACTCGCGCGATGCCAAGAAAGAGATGATCGAGGCCAATTTGCGCCTGGTGATCTCGATTGCCAAAAAATACACCAACCGCGGCCTGCAGTTCCTGGACCTGATCCAGGAAGGCAACATCGGTTTGATGAAAGCCGTCGACAAGTTCGAATACCGCCGCGGCTACAAATTCTCGACCTATGCCACCTGGTGGATTCGCCAGGCGATCACGCGCTCCATCGCGGACCAGGCCCGTACCATCCGCATCCCGGTCCACATGATCGAGACCATCAACAAGATGAACCGCCTGTCGCGCCAGCATCTGCAGGAATTCGGCTTTGAGCCCGACGCCAGCATCCTGGCCGCCAAGATGGAGATTCCTGAAGACAAGATCCGCAAGATCATGAAGATCGCCAAGGAGCCGATCTCGATGGAAACGCCGATCGGTGACGATGATGATTCGCACCTCGGCGACTTCATCGAAGACAGCGCCAACACCGCACCGCTGGAGGCCGCAATGCAGGCCGGCCTGCGCGATGTGGTGAAAGACATCCTCGACAGCCTGACACCGCGCGAAGCCAAGGTGCTGCGCATGCGTTTCGGCATCGAGATGTCGACCGACCACACGCTGGAAGAAGTTGGCAAGCAGTTTGACGTGACGCGCGAGCGCATCCGCCAGATCGAAGCCAAGGCGCTGCGCAAGCTCAAGCACCCGAGCCGCAGCGACAAGCTGCGCAGCTTTATCGATACGCTGTAAAAAGCGGCTCGACGGGCCACAGCGGCCGGCACCTGTCAAAGGTGCCGGCCGCTTTTTTTTTCGATTGGCGCGAACTCGATATTCAGTCGGACAGTGCGCGCATTTCGCTGTACAGATCCGCCTTGCCCTCGAATCCGATGCCGGGCAAGGCGGGCAGCGTCACGTGGCCGTTCTCCGCCATCACACCGTCCGGGAAGCCGCCAAACGGCTGGAACAGGTCCGGATAGGACTCGTTGCCCCCCAGCCCGAGGCCCGCCGCAATATTGAGGGACATCTGGTGACCGCCGTGCGGAATGCAGCGGCTCGGGGACCAGCCATGCTCCTTGAGCATGTCCAGCGTGCGCAGGTACTCGACCAGGCCGTAGCTCAATGCGCAGTCGAATTGCAGCCAGTCGCGGTCCGGGCGCATGCCGCCATAGCGGATCAGGTTGCGCGCGTCCTGCATCGAGAACAGGTCTTCGCCGGTTGCCATCGGGTTCTTGTAGTAGTTGCGCAGCGTGGCTTGGAGCTCAAAATCGAGCGGGTCACCGGGCTCTTCGTACCAGAACAGGTCATACTGTGAGAGTGCCTTGGCGTAGGCAATCGCGGTGTCCAGGTCGAAGCGGCCGTTGGCGTCCACGCACAGCTTCTGGCCGTCCTGCAGCACTTCCATGATCGAGTCGATGCGGCGCAAGTCTTCATCGAGCGACGCGCCGCCGATCTTCTTCTTGACCACGGTGTAGCCCCGATCGATGTAGCTGCGCATCTCGTCTTTCAGCTTGTTGTGGTCCTGGCCTGGGTAGTAGTAGCCGCCGGCCGCGTAGACGAATATCTTGCGGTTGGGCTGGCCGTTGCCGTAGCGGTCGGCGAGCAGTTGAAACAGCGGTTTGCCTTCGATCTTAGCGACCGCATCCCACACTGCCATGTCGATCGTGCCGATCGCCACCGAGCGCTCGCCGTGACCGCCCGGTTTCTCGTTGGTGAACATCGTGTTCCAGATCTTGTGCGGATCGAAGTTGTTGCCGCTCGCATCGATGAGCGATTCAGGTGCCGCCTCCATCACACGGGGAATGAAGCGCTCACGCATGAGCTTGCCCTGCCCATAGCGCCCGTTCGAGTTGAATCCGTAGCCGACAACCGGCTTGCCGTCGCGGATCACGTCGGTGATGACGGCCACGAGGCTCAACGTCATCTTGCTAAAATCGATATAAGCGTTGCGAATAGGCGAGCTGATGGGGATGGTCTTTTCACGGATTTCAACGATCTTCACGGGTGACTCCTGAGTTTTTGAGAGGAGCCTCAATGGTCGGCGCTATCGACTTTTTCCGCCAATGCTCTTGTTCTCTGCTTCAATGCTTTGAAAGCACCGATGTTGAACTTTGTCTGGCTCGATGACTTCCGCACCCTGGCGGCCACAGGCAACTTCTCGAGGGCTGCTGAAGAAAGGCACATGACGCAGCCAGCATTCAGCCGCCGCATTCGTGCCCTTGAGGAATGGCTGGGGGCCGATCTATTCGACCGGACTACACAGCCAGCGAAACTCACCGAAGTTGGCGAGTGGTTTCGCGGCGTGGCAGACGAACTTATCGTGAGGGTTGCGCGCGTGCCGGGCGAGGCGCGTATCGTGGCCGAGGCAAGCTCGGTGACGCTTCGAATTGCGGCCACCCACGCGCTTTCGTTCACCTTTTTGCCGCGATGGCTGCGCAGCCTAGAATCGAGAATCACACTCGGCCCGGTGCAACTCGTCTCAGACGTATTGCAGCGATGTGAAGCCTTGATGCTTCAGAGCAAGGTCCAATTCGTCCTGAGTCATGCGCACCCTCAAGCGCAGGGCGCTCTGGACGTCGACACCTACCTGTCTGTCCAGATCGGCAAGGACACGTTGATTCCCGTGTCATCGCCCAACGACAAGGGCAAGCCGCTTCATCACCTTGCGCCTCAGTCTGGTTCGATTGTTCCTGTGCTTCAGTACACGACGGAGTCTGGCTTGGGACGCATTGTTCGCGCAGTCGTCGGTCGGCAGCTCGAATCCGTCCCCATACGGGTCGCTTTCACGGCGCACCTTGCGTCCGTATTGAGGACAATGGCCCTGGACGGGCGAGGAATTGCCTGGCTGCCGGAGACCCTGGTCGAAGAGGACATCACAGCGGGCCGACTCATTGCAGCAGCCGGAGACGATTGGAACATTCCGCTGGAGATTCGGCTTTATCGCGATCAGAGCCCGGCAGCAAGCGCTGCTGAAGCATTCTGGAGCACAGCCGCGGGTCGATAAAGGTCCGCACGGCGCCGGGGTGCCAACGCCTTGAGGTATGCGCTACGGCACCCATGGCGCAATGTTGCAACGTTGCAACGTTGATTTGGCTGGGCTGCGTGCAACATCGCGGCGGCGACACCCGTGACGGCAGCGCTTGTCAGTGAACAAGCGCGGCACTGGATCGACGACTCACCCCAAGGCAGCCGGCCCAATCGATTGAAACGTCACACCGGGTCCGTGCTGAACCGGTACACCGTGCGGCCCACCCGGCGCTGGCCGGGTACATGCACCGATGACGGAAATGCCGGCCGGTTGGGTGCGTTGGGATAGCCCTGTGGCTCAAAGCACAGCCCTTGCTGCTGGAAGTAGGTCCGGCCACCCTTGCCCGGGCCACCCGCCAACGGCTCTTGCGGCTGCAAGCCGCTGTAGAACTGCAGGGCCGGCTCTGTCGACCAGACTTCCATCACCCGGCCGCTTTCCGGCGCGCGAACGCGGGCGCACAGGGCCAGCGTGCCATCGGCGGGATGGTCCAGCAGAAAACAGCTGTCGTAGCCGTCCACCCCATCCCTCGGAGGCGTCCCGGCATCGGCCTGCGGCGTACCCGGCACCCGCGTATTGAGCGCGGTGGCCTGGCGGAGGTCAAAGGGGGTGCCCGCCACCGGCAGGATCTCGCCGGTGGCGATGAGGTCTGTTGTCATCCCGAAGTAGCGGTCCGCACAAATCATGACCTCATGACCCATCGCGCTACCGCTGGCCTCGCCATTCAAGTTGAAAAAAGCATGCGTGGTGAAACTGGCCACCGTGGGTTTGTCCAGGGCCAGGGCTTCATAGTCCAGCTGGAGCTCATTGGCTTCGGTGACGCTATAGACCAGGCGCAGCGCCAGCGTGCCGGGGAAGCCCTCTTCCCCGTCGGCAAATACATAGCGCATTTCCACGCTGGCATCGTCACGCTGAGCGGCATCGAAGACGCGAAAGCGCGACCCCTTCTGCCCGCCGTGCAGGCAATGGCAGCCGTTGTTGGCCGTCAGCACATGCCCGGTCCCGCCCAGTGTGAAGCGGGCATTCTCGATGCGCCCCGCATAACGCCCCACAAAGGCGCCCATGGACGCCGAGCCATTCACCACAGCCTCCAGGCTGTCATAGCCAAGCACCACGTCGTCCAGCAGGCCGTCACGGTCGGGCACCAGCAGCTGCTCGATCTTGGCGCCGTAACTGGTGATGCCCGCCACCATGCCCCGCTGATTGCGCAGCGTGAACAGCCCGACCGGTTTGCCATCGATATCGCCGCGAAAACGGGCAGGATCGAGCAGGACAGCGCCCGCGTGCGGTGGTGGCGATACGGGTTGGATCGGCGGCATGACAATTCCCCCTGGAGGCGAGTATTAAAAGGCCTGGTGCGAACCTGCCCACAGGCCGAAGCCTGTCACCTGTAACCTGTTACCTATCACTCCAGCTTGATACCCGCGTCTGCCACGACCTTGGCCCAGCGGGTTTTCTCGCGATTGAAAAAGTCGTCCTGCTGGGCTGACGTCATGGTCACCACTTCCGCGCCCTGCCCGGCCAGCTTGGCCCGAATGTCAGGACTGCGGATGATCTTGATGAGTTCGGTGTTGAGCCGGTTCACGATGGCGGCCGGTGTGCCGTTGGCCACCAGCAGCCCCTGCCAGGTTCCGGATTCAAAATTGCTGATGCCCTGTTCAGACAAGGTCGGGACGTTGCCGATCAGCGGCATGCGCGTACTCTTGGAAACACCCAGTATTTTGAGCTTGCCGCTCTGCACGTGCGGCAAGGTAGCCAGCATGCCATTCATCAGGACCTGGGTCTGGCCGGCGATGGTGTCGGTGATCGCTTGCGAGCCACCCTTGTAGGGGATGTATTGCCACTTGGCGCCACTGGCGCGCTCCACCGCGACCCCCGCCAGGTGCGGCGCGCTGCCCATGGCGGTCACCGCAAAATTGATATTCGACCGCTTCGACAACTCCACCAGCTCCTTGAGGTTGTTGGCCGGCACGGAGGGGTGCACCACCAGCAAATGCGGTGAATACGCCAGCATGGTCACGCCGCGCAGATCCCTGGAAGGATCAAAGCTCAGCTTGGTGTAGACCGACGGGCTGATGGCCAGCGCGCCGGTGTCGCAAAGCAGCATCGTATAGCCGTCGGGTGCGGACTTCGCCACAAAATCCGCGCCCAGGTTGCCGTTGGCGCCGGCCTTGTTGTCAACGATGACGCTTTGCTTGAGGGCGTCGGACAAGGGCTGGGCAATCGCACGCGCAATGATGTCCGACGATCCGCCCGGTGGGTAAGGCACCACCAGCCTGAGGGGTTTGAGCGGCCAGTTTGGCGTTTGCGCGCTGGCTGCGCCAAACCCCAGGGCCAGGGAAGCACCGACGAATTCTCTTCGATTGATGGACATGATCTTGCCTTCTCTGTTTGGAAAAAAACCAGCCGCAGCCTGCGGCCATGAACCTCTGAAATCAGGTGATGGGGCTGGGGCCTTCAGGCAATCTCATGGTTGGCCATCAGCTCCAGCGCACGCACCAGCGCGGAGTGATCGAGGTCCTGCATGCCGTTGGCGCTGCAGGCCTGCATCAATTGCGCCGCCCCTGCGGTTTGCGGCAGGGCCACACCCAGGGTTCTCGCGCCGGCCAGGGCCAGGCTCAAATCCTTCTGGTGCAGGCCAATCCGGAAGCCCGGTGCAAAAGTCCGCTTGATCATGCGTTCGCCGTGCACCTCAAGAATGCGGGAAGAGGCGAAACCGCCCATCAGCGCCTGGCGCACCTTGGCAGGGTCAGCCCCCGCCTTGCTGGCGAACAGCAGCGCTTCACCGACAGCGGCGATGTTCAGCGCCACAATGATCTGGTTGGCAACCTTGCAGGTTTGCCCGTCGCCATTGCCACCCACCAGCGTGATGTTCTTGCCCATCAGCTCAAACAGCGGCCGGACCCGTTCAAATACCGCGTCGGGACCACCCACCATGATGGTGAGGCTGGCGGCTTTGGCGCCCACTTCACCGCCCGATACCGGCGCATCGAGGTAGTCGCAATCCAGTGCATTGATTTTTTGGGCAAATTCCTTGGTCTCCATCGGCGAGATGGAACTCATGTCGACGACCGTCTTGCCTTTGGTCAAACCGGAGGCCACGCCGTTTTCACCGAACAGCACCTTGGCCACATCGGGCGTGTCGGGCAGCATCAGAAAAATGATGTCGGCCTGCTCGGCCACTTCGCGGATGGAACTGCAGGCTTTCGCCTTGCCCGTGAGCAGGTCGGCAGGTACCTTGCTGCGCGTGTGCAGAAAAACCTCATGCCCTGCGGTGATCAGGTGGGACGCCATCGGCGATCCCATGATGCCCAGGCCGATAAAACCAAGCTTGCTCATTTTGTGACTCCAGTCCAAGTTATTGAAGAAATATCCGTCATGCGCGGTAACGGTCGCGCAGGGCCTGCGTGGCCGAGCGGAAGGTGCCCAGGTCGCTGCCGACGCCCACAAAGGTGGCGCCCATCTCCATGTAGCGGCGCGCATCGGCTTCGACGGGTGCCAGGATGCCGATGGGCTTGCCGGCCGCCTTGGCATCGGCAAAAACGGCGGCAATGGCGGCCTGCACTTCGGGGTGGCCCGCATTGCCCAGGTGGCCCAGGCCGGCCGCCAGGTCCGAGGGGCCGACGAAGATGCAATCCACCCCGTCCAGCGCTGCAATTTCGCGCGTGGCGGCGATACCGGCAAGGCTCTCGATCTGCACCATCACGCAGATCTGCTCGTTGATCAGCTTCAAATAATCGACCACCGTGCCATACCGGTTGCTGCGCTGGGACACCGACACGCCCCGAATGCCCTGCGGCGGGTAACGCGTGGCAGAGACAGCGCGCCGCGCTTCATCGGCGCTCTCGACGAAGGGGATGAGGAAGTTGTAAAAACCGGCGTCCAGCAGCCGCTTGATTTCAACCACGTTGTTGGACGAAGGCCGCACCACGGGCGCAGTCACGCTGTCCTTGAGCGCCATCAGCTGCGGAATGAAGGTGGCCATGTCGTTGGGCGAATGCTCACCGTCCAGCAGCACCCAGTCAAAGCCGGCCACGCCGAGGACCTCGGTGGTTATGGCGTTGGACAGCGACGACCAGCAGCCGATCAGTTGCTTCCCGGCCAGCAGGTCGCGTTTGAAACTGTTGGGAAAGGATTGGTAAGGCGTGGTTTGGGTCATGTGAATTCTTCCTTGAAACTTGAGGCTCAGGTTCGGATCAGGTAATGGGTGCCGGATTGAAAAGCACCAGCGCGTTGTGCAGCTTCCAGTGCTCCGCCCAGGTTTTCTTGCGGCCACTGGCAACTTCCAGCATGAGATGGAAGAGCTCCCAGCCAAGCTCTTCGATGGTGGCGTCGCCGTCGGCAATGCGGCCGGCATTCACGTCCATCAGGTCGTGCCAGCGCCTGGCCAGGTCGCTGCGTGTCGCGACCTTGATCACGGGTACCT
Coding sequences:
- a CDS encoding gamma-glutamyltransferase family protein; translation: MTPTPARTHSAFQLLAAAFATILLVAGCASPPPFAYSVPLQPESASGYTEKPGWATSKFAVAAANPLATDAGYQVLKAGGSAIDAAIAVQMVLTLVEPQSSGIGGGAFLLHYNGKAVEAFDGRETAPAAVDEKLFLGADGKPMAFYDGVVGGRSVGVPGTVRMLEMAHKQYGKLPWAQLFAPAITLAEGGFKVSARLATQLKNDQHLKKDPVAAAYFYQANGEPLDAGFTLRNQPLANVLKKIAASGSKGLLEGDVAQAIVSKVQNHPTNPGKLSLADLAGYQAKKRDPICHDYQAQARDYRICGMPPPSSGAIAVGQILGILNNTNAATLALDTGMGGIPGSTGAAPSADWLHLYTEASRLAFADRAQYLGDPDFVQPPAGSWTSLLAPAYLADRAKLIAAQPGGQSMKVAKPGSPGGMRAAYAPMPEQPEYGTSHISIVDAYGNAIAMTTTIEDQFGARQMVNGFLLNNELTDFSYAPTDAAGKPVANRVQPGKRPRSSMAPTLVFEKITGQLVMSGGSSGGALIIHDIVKTLYGVLHWGLLPQQAIDLPNFGSLNGPSLLEEKRFAPATVEALRARGAEVREMNMTSGLQAIARGQAHGTPVWLGGADPRREGVVMGD
- a CDS encoding YihY/virulence factor BrkB family protein; the encoded protein is MPTTMMIGPQATYVLSHPGAFALRVLKGFRANQGLLLAGAVAYYALLSIVPLLILMAIALSHVIDQSALLEALGRYIGWLAPGQSEFIVGELANFLAHREVMGWLLLATMLFFSSLAFTVLENAMSVVFLHRVVIRRRHFLVSAVLPYCYILCLGLGLLLVTLVSGSMQALGEKSVEFLGYSWSLSGFSGVLLYLLGLAGEIFLLTSVYMVMPVGRLSLRHALIGGVTAALLWEVTRHALVWYFGTLSQVGLVYGSLTTAIVVLLSLEIAATLLLLGAQVISEYERIGTVLENAPAQPMRMD
- the dnaG gene encoding DNA primase, with protein sequence MAIPQSFIQELLARADVVDIVGRHVQLKKGGANFMGLCPFHGEKSPSFSVSPSKQFYHCFGCGKNGNVISFLMEHAGMSFIEAVKDLAQQYGLQVPEDDVSPQDRAKAAQMREQQATLTSVLEKAAMAYIKHLRGSERAIEYFKGRGLSGEIARTFGLGYAPEGWRSLASVFPDYNDPLLVESGLVITGEAGEENAGGEAKRYDRFRDRVMFPIRNVKGECIGFGGRVLGDEKPKYLNSPETPVFSKGRELYGLFEARTALREHGYALVTEGYMDVVALAQLGFANAVATLGTACTADHVQKLFRFTDSVVFSFDGDGAGRRAARKALDAALPFATDVRTVKFLFLPSEHDPDSYIREHGKEGFAAYVSKAVPLSRFLLEAAAEGCDLDTAEGRAHMASNARPLWSLLPDGALKRQLLAEIADQVMIDSRELLQLWQPASAGYKNSYKNNSSKRLPNKDHRPDLPSDFGKNHDVPDYAGYVPDLREEADYASSEPYFPPPAMSAQRPGRSSGGASRAPRRIAGRILPASREDRVLRLLLTEPQSWDQLSTEEHHLLLALPAPHGPLFVWLESQLHEHGPQPWAALREGLREHPHEKHAIAQIAQIPEGIECDWDEVRSILDQLVRLERQREMDELVPLVTKDPAARQRYQELLEANLKKS